The following are encoded in a window of Gavia stellata isolate bGavSte3 chromosome 33, bGavSte3.hap2, whole genome shotgun sequence genomic DNA:
- the LOC132320141 gene encoding scale keratin-like, with protein sequence MSCYDLCPPKTSVAVPQPIAESCNELCARQCPDSSAFIQPPPVVVTFPGPILSSFPQQAVVGSSGAPAFGGSLGLGGLYGAGATLGSGGLCTFGRPYASPACSPCALPRYSKKLWDTCGPC encoded by the coding sequence ATGTCTTGCTACGACCTGTGCCCACCGAAAACCAGCGTTGCTGTCCCGCAGCCCATCGCTGAGAGCTGCAACGAGCTGTGCGCCCGCCAGTGCCCCGACTCGAGCGCCTTCATCCAGCCGCCCCCCGTCGTCGTCACCTTCCCcggccccatcctcagctccttcccccagcaAGCCGTGGTGGGCTCCTCCGGAGCACCCGCCTttgggggctccctggggctgggaggccTCTACGGCGCCGGAGCCACGCTGGGCTCGGGGGGCCTCTGCACCTTTGGCAGACCCTACGCTTCTCCCGCCTGCAGCCCTTGCGCCTTGCCCCGCTACAGCAAGAAGCTGTGGGACACCTGTGGGCCCTGCTAG
- the LOC132319993 gene encoding LOW QUALITY PROTEIN: uncharacterized protein LOC132319993 (The sequence of the model RefSeq protein was modified relative to this genomic sequence to represent the inferred CDS: deleted 2 bases in 1 codon) yields the protein MTYTVWLLSTEARGYEMPNQRHSSRALPAQHDASLASPTELASICLQVLVMDLCMPGAKDPSGSSPRRECRLCRLAQVVLSNGRASIKALPLPGSPYHCSGCLLLGEQSLPSCRAPSDPAKMSCYDLCPPKTSVAVPQPIAESCNELCARQCPDSSAFIQPPPVVVTFPGPILSSFPQQAVVGSSGAPAFGGSLGLGGLYGAGATLGSGGLCTFGRPYASPACSPCALPRYSKKLWDTCGPC from the exons ATGACGTACACCGTGTGGCTATTATCTACAGAGGCGCGAGGTTACGAAATGCCAAATCAAAGGCACTCCTCTcgggcactgcctgctcagCACGATGCATCACTCGCCAGCCCAACAGAGCTGGCCTCCATCTGCCTGCAGGTGTTGGTCATGGACCTCTGCATGCCGGGGGCAAAAGACCCCTCGGGCTCTTCCCCAAG GAGGGAGTGCCGCCTCTGCAGATTGGCCCAGGTGGTGCTGAGCAATGGCAGGGCCAGTATaaaagctctgcctctgccaggCTCTCCCTACCACTGCTCTGGCTGCCTTCTCCTCGGGGA GCAATCTCTGCCCTCTTGCAGAGCACCGTCCGATCCT GCAAAGATGTCTTGCTACGACCTGTGCCCACCGAAAACCAGCGTCGCCGTCCCCCAGCCCATCGCTGAGAGCTGCAACGAGCTGTGCGCCCGCCAGTGCCCCGACTCGAGCGCCTTCATCCAGCCGCCCCCCGTCGTCGTCACCTTCCCcggccccatcctcagctccttcccccagcaAGCCGTGGTGGGCTCCTCCGGAGCACCCGCCTttgggggctccctggggctgggaggccTCTACGGCGCCGGAGCCACGCTGGGCTCGGGGGGCCTCTGCACCTTTGGCAGACCCTACGCTTCTCCCGCCTGCAGCCCTTGCGCCTTGCCCCGCTACAGCAAGAAGCTGTGGGACACCTGTGGGCCCTGCTAG
- the LOC104256827 gene encoding scale keratin-like, translating to MSCYDLCSTSACGVYRPQPLADSCNEPCVRQCPDSTTVIQPPPVVVTFPGPILSSFPQDSVVGSSGAPVLGGYGGYGSLGYGGLYGYRGYGYGGYGSSLGYGGLYGYGGSLGYGGLYGYGRPYASGYYNPYSYWNNRYGRGSCWPC from the coding sequence ATGTCTTGCTACGACCTGTGCTCCACCTCCGCCTGCGGCGTCTACCGTCCCCAGCCCCTCGCTGACAGCTGCAACGAGCCATGTGTCCGTCAGTGCCCTGACTCCACGACTGTGATCCAGCCGCCTCCAGTCGTCGTCACCTTCCCcggccccatcctcagctctTTCCCCCAGGATTCGGTTGTGGGATCCTCTGGAGCACCCGTCCTTGGGGGCTATGGGGGTTACGGCTCCCTGGGCTATGGGGGTCTGTATGGCTACAGGGGCTATGGCTATGGTGGCTATGGCTCCTCCCTGGGCTATGGGGGTCTGTATGGCTATGGGGGCTCCCTGGGCTACGGGGGTCTGTATGGCTACGGTAGACCCTATGCTTCTGGCTATTACAACCCTTACTCCTACTGGAACAACAGGTACGGCCGTGGCAGCTGCTGGCCCTGCTAA
- the LOC132320072 gene encoding scale keratin-like, whose protein sequence is MSCYDLCSTSACGVYRPQPLADSGNEPCVRQCPDSTTVIQPPPVVVTFPGPILSSFPQGSVVGSSGAPVLGGYGGLGGYGGSSLGYGGLGGYGGSSLGYGGLGGYGGLGSCGGSLGYRGLYGYGRSYGSGSCSPYSYRYSRYRRGSCGPC, encoded by the coding sequence ATGTCTTGCTACGACCTGTGCTCCACCTCCGCCTGCGGCGTCTACCgtccccagccccttgctgaCAGCGGGAATGAGCCGTGTGTCCGTCAGTGCCCTGACTCCACGACTGTGATCCAGCCGCCTCCAGTCGTCGTCACCTTCCCcggccccatcctcagctctTTCCCCCAGGGTTCGGTTGTGGGATCCTCTGGAGCACCCGTCCTTGGGGGCTACGGGGGTCTGGGGGGCTATGGGGGCTCCTCCCTGGGCTACGGGGGTCTGGGGGGCTATGGGGGCTCCTCCCTGGGCTATGGGGGTCTGGGGGGCTATGGAGGTCTGGGGAGCTGTGGAGGCTCCCTGGGTTACAGGGGCCTGTATGGCTACGGTAGATCTTATGGTTCTGGCTCTTGCAGCCCTTACTCCTACCGGTACAGCAGGTACCGCCGTGGCAGCTGCGGGCCCTGCTAA
- the LOC104256828 gene encoding scale keratin: MSCYDLCSTSACGVYRPQPLADSCNEPCVRQCPDSTTVIQPPPVVVTFPGPILSSFPQDSVVGSSGAPVLGGYGGYGSLGYGGLYGYRGYGYGGYGSSLGYGGLYGSVLGGYGGLGGYGSSLGYGGLGGYGGYGSSLGYGGLGGYGGSSLGYGGLGGYGGSSLGYGGLGSCGGSLGYRGLYGYGRSYGSGSCSPYSYRYSRYRRGSCGPC; the protein is encoded by the exons ATGTCTTGCTACGACCTGTGCTCCACCTCCGCCTGCGGCGTCTACCGTCCCCAGCCCCTCGCTGACAGCTGCAACGAGCCATGTGTCCGTCAGTGCCCTGACTCCACGACTGTGATCCAGCCGCCTCCAGTCGTCGTCACCTTCCCcggccccatcctcagctctTTCCCCCAGGATTCGGTTGTGGGATCCTCTGGAGCACCCGTCCTTGGGGGCTATGGGGGTTACGGCTCCCTGGGCTATGGGGGTCTGTATGGCTACAGGGGCTATGGCTATGGTGGCTATGGCTCCTCCCTGGGCTATGGGGGTCTGTATGGCT CCGTCCTTGGGGGCTATGGGGGCCTGGGGGGCTATGGCTCCTCCCTGGGCTACGGGGGTCTGGGGGGCTATGGGGGCTATGGCTCCTCCCTGGGCTATGGGGGTCTGGGGGGCTATGGGGGCTCCTCCCTGGGCTATGGGGGTCTGGGGGGCTATGGGGGCTCCTCCCTGGGCTATGGGGGTCTGGGGAGCTGTGGAGGCTCCCTGGGTTACAGGGGCCTGTATGGCTACGGTAGATCTTATGGTTCTGGCTCTTGCAGCCCTTACTCCTACCGGTACAGCAGGTACCGCCGTGGCAGCTGCGGGCCCTGCTAA
- the LOC132320139 gene encoding scale keratin-like, with translation MSCYDLCPPKTSVAVPQPIAESCNELCARQCPDSSAFIQPPPVVVTFPGPILSSFPQQAVVGSSGAPAFGGSLGLGGLYGAGATLGSGGLCTFGRPYASPACSPCALPRYSKKLWDTCGPC, from the coding sequence ATGTCTTGCTACGACCTGTGCCCACCGAAAACCAGCGTCGCCGTCCCCCAGCCCATCGCTGAGAGCTGCAACGAGCTGTGCGCCCGCCAGTGCCCCGACTCGAGCGCCTTCATCCAGCCGCCCCCCGTCGTCGTCACCTTCCCcggccccatcctcagctccttcccccagcaAGCCGTGGTGGGCTCCTCCGGAGCACCCGCCTttgggggctccctggggctgggaggccTCTACGGCGCCGGAGCCACGCTGGGCTCGGGGGGCCTCTGCACCTTTGGCAGACCCTACGCTTCTCCCGCCTGCAGCCCTTGCGCCTTGCCCCGCTACAGCAAGAAGCTGTGGGACACCTGTGGGCCCTGCTAG